The Micromonospora sp. M71_S20 genome has a window encoding:
- a CDS encoding class I SAM-dependent methyltransferase, with amino-acid sequence MPRYLLFPGRHHLLTRFQAAYLRQLAAQGDAPPADGDTPLADGDGATGGEDAGGATVVWAVTSANHENTRRNPVPYHRREAAIERFSVLAGLRSVVVPVFDTVPTDRFAEVTLKTVAASTGLELTPADTVVACSTPEVAAMYERLGFRIAGVEADVEPTPVRPWDVLLRLADDDPSWRDLTHPATVDVYRRYRLDELVRSVVNDPVVGDEGGLTATRDYRTYAEAFSDAAQRKWDAVREHVRPGRIVDVGCGAGAVLELADREPALRESDLIGVEVARHLFEECVHKKAQGVFTNPNVFFYRRNVLGGAVFAPRSVDTTMTFALTHEIWSYGERMASLRRFVQALYDHTVPGGVWINSDVCGPDGQDRTVHLRLATTDGVNPPGPRTDLAAGPADEVAAYVGALSTRARLDQFAVDYRFPFAYRPVDGADGVVELTLGAAMDFLTRKDYTDNWLSETQEQFCGLEYADWKSLLTDVGFEIDAASGTSRNDWIVTNRLAPVAALSTPAGEPLDWPVTHVRLVARRPVNT; translated from the coding sequence TCTCGCCGACGGTGACGGCGCGACCGGAGGCGAGGACGCCGGCGGGGCGACCGTGGTCTGGGCGGTCACCTCGGCCAACCACGAGAACACCCGGCGCAACCCGGTCCCGTACCACCGGCGGGAGGCGGCGATCGAACGGTTCAGCGTGCTCGCCGGGCTCCGGTCCGTGGTGGTACCGGTCTTCGACACCGTACCGACGGACAGGTTCGCGGAGGTGACCCTCAAGACCGTCGCGGCGTCCACCGGGTTGGAGCTGACCCCGGCGGACACGGTGGTCGCCTGCTCGACGCCGGAGGTCGCCGCGATGTACGAGCGGCTCGGTTTCCGGATCGCCGGCGTGGAGGCCGATGTCGAGCCGACGCCGGTCCGGCCGTGGGACGTCCTGCTGCGGCTGGCGGACGACGACCCGTCGTGGCGGGACCTGACCCACCCGGCGACCGTCGACGTGTACCGCCGCTACCGGCTCGACGAGCTGGTCCGTTCGGTGGTGAACGACCCGGTGGTCGGCGACGAGGGCGGACTGACCGCCACCCGCGACTACCGGACGTACGCCGAGGCGTTCAGCGACGCCGCGCAGCGCAAGTGGGACGCGGTGCGCGAGCACGTGCGGCCGGGGCGGATCGTCGACGTCGGCTGCGGCGCGGGCGCCGTGCTGGAGCTGGCCGACCGGGAGCCGGCCCTGCGGGAGAGCGACCTGATCGGCGTCGAGGTGGCCCGGCACCTGTTCGAGGAGTGCGTCCACAAGAAGGCGCAGGGCGTGTTCACCAACCCGAACGTCTTCTTCTACCGGCGCAACGTGCTCGGCGGGGCGGTGTTCGCGCCGCGCTCGGTGGACACCACGATGACCTTCGCGCTGACCCACGAGATCTGGTCGTACGGCGAGCGGATGGCCTCGCTGCGCCGGTTCGTGCAGGCCCTCTACGACCACACCGTGCCCGGCGGGGTGTGGATCAACAGTGACGTGTGCGGGCCGGACGGTCAGGACCGGACGGTGCACCTGCGGCTGGCGACGACGGACGGCGTCAACCCGCCCGGGCCGCGTACCGACCTGGCGGCCGGGCCGGCCGACGAGGTGGCGGCGTACGTCGGGGCGCTGTCGACCCGGGCCCGGCTGGACCAGTTCGCCGTCGACTACCGGTTCCCGTTCGCCTACCGCCCGGTGGACGGGGCGGACGGCGTGGTCGAGCTGACCCTCGGCGCGGCGATGGACTTCCTCACCCGCAAGGACTACACCGACAACTGGCTGTCGGAGACCCAGGAGCAGTTCTGCGGCCTGGAGTACGCCGACTGGAAGTCGTTGCTCACCGACGTCGGCTTCGAGATCGACGCCGCGAGCGGAACGTCCCGCAACGACTGGATCGTCACCAACCGTCTCGCCCCGGTGGCCGCCCTCAGCACCCCGGCCGGCGAACCGCTGGACTGGCCGGTCACCCACGTGCGCCTGGTCGCCCGCCGCCCGGTCAATACCTGA